The genomic interval ttgtgcaccacccaccatggcttgtccaatttctttgctgtcttatcatcttctaacagtatatccccaaattttctccattccgcaagctcatggaccgtatgtgggttaaggaaaacccccttaGCATAGCCATAGGCTAACTGTGCCCTAGTATCTCCTTTCttagatctatcccctttactcctCGCCTTTCTAAATATGCGGCaaaaagatcatatgctgcttgcctatccatacctattcgtatACGTCAGCActattgcagctttccaggctccggcagaCATGTATGGcctgagtcaccgatgtgaacttcgagggtgcttcaaaattccggcaccgttccggctgcgatcaggacccaactccaacttccctcCACCGTGGCGTGTCctcccctgttttctttttcagcatGACACGGAGGCAgacgtcggggtcaccattttttgaaaaaaggagaccaggacactggatggtcatcaacaggtctaatttattgattgatttggcaacctaaatacagtacataatgagcatcatacatattgcaaaagctgagctcagggttggctattcagctacatgtcaacTCCGCATAATTTAGCTTTTACctacattcctgtggttagcaagaatagcaacttctgcattccacaCCCCATTCCTGTATAACTTCAGCATCTTCTTTgtgaacaaggacaccctgcccgcgaaagggcctctgccctagttaggacatctttgcCAAATTGattgggctgtgtcccctccccttgagccactctttgacaaaactctccacaggattccacctccaaaattctgtatatccaagggttgctcccaggtaaatctgtcagtaccatcaagtctggctggccttggcctctggtggatgcccctgcaacactggggctgggttctttccttgggaaagaaggaagatccctgggacactctggggacctcatggaaccaaggggatcattgtggcaccactggagcccatggaaccaaggagatcattgtggcaccactggcgcccgtggaaccaaggggccatggtgacacatcaaagCTTCATGGAacacagagaccattatgactctgtggggcctgatggaaccatggagaccattgtgacccttcagggcctcatgtcaccaagggggcattatgacacttcaggtcctcatggaagcaagggaccactgggacactgtggggccccatggacaagggaacagggagcaggtctggctgcaagtacTGAGCCTGGTCGGGgccacggaaccatctgcaggccccaggtgagatatgaactctttcagtgcttccatccaccctcgagtgagagaaaaggataaagtgcaggcacatagaggagtaaCAGGAAGACACCGAGGGCaacgaagaggaagttgagtcccaaatggaagggatgaggagatgtcctcatCTTGGGGCTGCAATCCTCTGGTAAAGCTATGCagaaggatgtaactgatacatcagactctctttttcactGTATCACATTGAAAATTTGGggagatgacttgttcagcaaaggcctccatactaaagtagcaaatgtcaaagtagctgtgatcccatgagaagtttgaacatggaaaaagggaagcgtgatgagatcctgtgccttcacagggagaagaaaaagatctctgttctcagagatgaggatgatttcagaaatagatgaggagaacctttgctcttacacagctcatcttttaactaatactccataagttgacatggcccataaacacaattgtaaaagagctttgaaaaaaTGGGATGgatgtcacaattgcagatttttctgggcagttgctgttcatggaaattgagagcgacaagagaagtgtctcttctggagaagtctccatagcatgaaagagagactcctctccctaagtgaactccaGAAAAGCTATTCTAGTACGTTAAACTGACTgcaaattctaggtttgtctctttttattgtcagtaagaaagaaaaggttgtagggagaggagatgtcttctgaaagttgtgttcttattattctttcttttagttgctataatgaacttttctttataccctcttaaagatttgagcctgctttgccattctcctaatcttatcacgcaggaggaaatgagtaagtatattctagtgagtgcactgataattagccaacactgaacccactacaataattgctgcattctccaagaaatctcaaattggggaccaaaatcactacagaaatatttctgaggaactgcactagagcagagggaaatcaaggcagagccatggtttgtcaggacttgcttgatcctaatgagccctgtggtgcatttggagctgagccctggaacctcagggtctgagaggagactgcacaaacctttccaggagtccaagtcagaagaaaccccaaagtgtctcaaaccctggatgcatcccactgaggtccatctgctacacaggctcctcatggactccttgcaggagagaactggaggtaaggatggcacaaaaacttcttcGAGATTCAGtgtgaaaggaaaatccagagtaccttaaaaatcttgagtatctccaAGTATTATTGAGCCCCACTaaatgtcagtgcaaagctctccagggactcgttaaagcagataactggggccatgattgcacaaaactctcacagagtctgtatcaaaagggaaacaccaagtaccttaaaataactgaagtaccttgaagcattaatgagcccactgaatgttgttactgacaaagcttctccagggactcattacagcagataattggaggccatgattgcacatatctctcagagactccaaggaaaaagccaaacccaaagtcctttgaaaaacctgcagtccctacagggagaattaaagagcccccaagggcattcctgagcgaggctccccagggactccttccagcagatccttgaggcctctgggatgtgggctagggggggatgttgagggcaggacaaggggctgacagtgcccagcctggctggggctgtgccaggaggccccagagcctcaggacaaggtgtctcctcacagcccttcgtggcacagatcctgctgtgccccagggcaccaagacttggcttctctttgtccccacctgtcatcactgcctccacttctctgctctgcctggggcctggggaaactttctcagttgtgtccctcagtgggacccattaaaagtccaagaaactttggagttggattctgacttggcgttctggagaggtttcttcaactccctctcagggactgatgttcagggcctgagcacaaagcccagaggctcattaaagtccttgtgctgtgtctgtgctgctgagctgggctgggctcctggcacagaggcagctcctggtaaccaagaagagcttcaaaagcacatttctcttgatgagcagctcttctgccagcccagcagggctgggacactgcctgcagccaccccgggcacagcacagaggcacagagagcttcaatcagtcagggctgggaaggtgttgAGAAGTTCCTGGGGcagaatctctgccagcccttggcacaggaacctctgactgcaggacaatgcagctgcagctcctggagccatctcctgcagctggaacatcccagtgcctaCAGACCCTCTGAGTATAACTCTGAATATTTTTGGTGCAGGgtaggtgaaatgctcatgaaactctgatatgctgaggggttctaatcagtcatagaatatttccaagtcaagattttaacaaaaatgagaaaatttcctaagactttgaaatcagtttcctgcctttggagaatggcagggaggggggataaatattaaaggtaggttatgaattaataattatgaattttgacaagtgtctgagacatctgaactgttacttttggtgattttagggtcacaggagatccctaatgtgctttcagtcactctgcccatggacagcaccagcatcacctttgctggagccaacAGACTCAGTCtgtgctgtcctttctccaagctgcaaacagaacctgccccagccagtgccctgcaaacaggcagggttctgtcaggccaaggagagggtaccgagatttggggtctgtgagtgttggcagggagagatcaggcacagggaaacacctgcaggaggaaaatctgcaggaagcagaaagaagatcaagcaatgagagaaaacaatatccagcaatgctgtggcaggtagagtttagagatgtccacaggatcccctccagtgcagcccctccctctgaacaagccccctccctcctgtgccccagccaagcctctgccctcatggccggggctccaaggcgtgcagcccgtcctgtgcaggcagagctgcagcagagccgtggggcagttctgcagccccgggcccagttccctctgcagaacacagggctgggagcagctgccaggcacGGGGgggtctggcagggggcacagctggctcagggtgacgctgtccccagtgcccggctctgggaaatgctgtcagtgcagccagggaaggagctgcatctccctcaatccaatgtcagcataaggacacttgggagtctccctgagatttcagtccaagctgggaactccaatccagggtgcaaacctgtcctagagcatctctgagttataagattgatgaggagatgcagaggtgttctgacactgaaaatgctgctgggttggagaaatgagcaatatgaggttttggcttcaaatgtggagctgggctgtggtggatccatctgctctcaccaggacctgatgacattataggggaatcattggaatgtgacccccctccacctgagaaaggttaaagcccagagaatctctgaacaggtcagaataaGAGACCATCTACTCTCACTTTCCATTCATCACTTTTCCTCACAGAATGCACTTTTTTTCCCTGGGGTCAGCAGAAATTCTGAgactttctgatatccaagaacagcagcagagaaagggagaagctttttaaaagaaccccagaaatcaaaaaaaaaaaaaaaaaaagagtctgtGTGTCCATTCCAGAGGAGGGTATATGGGAAACGGCTTTTATTTTGGtgacaggtatctcctctaaatctttgctgtcctttcttcatgaacaggtccccacgGCGagcggcagcaaatgtccaacagcagctccatcaggcacttcctcctgctggcattggcagacacgcggcagctgcagctcctgcacttctgcctcttgctgggcatctccctggctgccctcctgggcaatggcctcatcatcagtgctgtagcctgtgaccaccacctgcacacacccatgttcttcttcctgttcaacctggccctcagtgacctgggctccatctgcaccactgtccccaaagccatgcacaattccctctgggacaccagggacatctcctactcaggatgtgctgcccaagtctttctgattttttttttcttgcaacagagatttgcctcctgaccatcatgtgctacgactgctacgtgtccatctgcaaacccctgcactacgggaccctcctgggcagcagagcttgtgcccacatggcagcagctgcctgggccagtggctttctcaatgctctcatgcacacagccaatacatttgccctgcccctgtgccatggcaatgccatgggccagttcttctgtgaaatcccacagatcctcaaactctcctgctccatatcctaccttagggaatttgggctgcttgctgttagtgcctgtttatcatttggttgttttgtgttcgttgttttctcctatgtgcagatcttcagggctgtgctgaggatcccctctgagcagggaaggcacaaagccttttccatctgcctccctcacctggctgtggcctctcttttctatagcactggcacatttgcctacctgaagcccccctccatctcctccccatccctggatcttgccctgtcacttctgtactcagtggtgcctccagccctgaaccccctcatctacagcctgaggaaccaggagctcaaggctgcagtgtggagactgaggactggatggtttcaggaacattaactgctggccagtatttgcaaatcacttgtagaATAGAAGtaacctttaatacttcttgttagttctattttggaggttctttgtccttgcttaaaattttaaatattttctacataGTGATGTCAttgtgccaacttggtgttgccagtgctgctgccgtggccctgccccgctaacctggtggccctggtgttgctgcagggcctgagtacTCTctgggccgggcacagccctgggggtggcagtgccggggctgcagcagagacaggccatgggcactgctggggcagagctgatgcctcaggccggggcctgggggctccaggctccttgcccaggctctctcaagaacatggacaggccaatgctcagcacagaaaacccccgtgagcagccccaggctgaccgtgggcagccccaggctgggggcaaacagcatggctggggctctgcaagggccctggggcagatgggaaggagcagcagagcaggggctgatccatccccagtgcgctgcacagcccagggcagcgtcccagagcgtcctcatggagctaccaacaacattccccctctgcagccctggcctctcccccagctcacacaggtgccccatccttgcaggcacagacacggcagcactggctcagcagcccctgtttgcattgcacacagcagggggagcacccccatacTGTTGCTGTgcggacatgaacctgagggtgcccaaatgccatcagcccttggggccagcaagggctgggggacaccagggaaaccactcagctttgtcctggcctttgcagtcagccagaaagtttgttcccatcagttgggagtttcctgtgccactgcagacgctgttgctcagagccagggctgcctggcagccacccccaagcagccctgagcatttccttggcttcacctttgatttcctTACTTTTCCTGGTCCAAATTTCTTTCTTTTGCCCAGCCCTATTCCCTCCTTttggagaggaggcccagggctcatcctgcaactgctccaagggtggtttcagagaatcccagaatcagcaaagttggaaaagaccttggagatcatcaagtcaaaCCTGTGCCCTAACACTGCCTTTTTCCCCCTCAGCTTCCTCTtcaccaggataaacaaccccagcttcccTCAGCTggtcctcacagctcttgtgttctaGACACACTCCAGactctccatgtccttcctaattaggggggcccagaactggatacagcATTCAAGGTGTGGCCCAACCAGTGCTCAGTaaaggggaagaatccctgccctgcccctgctggtcacaccattcctgatccagccaggagccattggccttcttggccacctgggcactctgctggctcgtgtcc from Melospiza melodia melodia isolate bMelMel2 chromosome 7, bMelMel2.pri, whole genome shotgun sequence carries:
- the LOC134420894 gene encoding olfactory receptor 14J1-like — protein: LHYGTLLGSRACAHMAAAAWASGFLNALMHTANTFALPLCHGNAMGQFFCEIPQILKLSCSISYLREFGLLAVSACLSFGCFVFVVFSYVQIFRAVLRIPSEQGRHKAFSICLPHLAVASLFYSTGTFAYLKPPSISSPSLDLALSLLYSVVPPQGEHPHTVAVRT